Below is a window of Desulfurococcus amylolyticus Z-533 DNA.
ACATATTGGTTATAGACTAGGGTTGAAATACTGAACAAACTATTTTTAACCCACCCTACGTTATCCACCACTTAATAATTCAGTTTTCTAGAGATATTAAAGTTATCTATAAATCCACAGTAGCCTGAGAAATATCTGTGGTTTATTCATACTCTAGTCCGAGTATTTTCGCGAGTTCCTTATACCTGTTCCTTACAGTTACCTCTGTCACCCCTGCCACATGTGCTATCTCTTTCTGAGTTCTCTTCTCTCCCAGCTGTTCAGCAGCGATGTATACTGCTGCAGCTGCTAATCCGGCTGGGTCCTTTCCACCCGTGACACCTTGTTCCTTCGCCTTATTAATTATCTCGATAGCTATTTTAACTGCTTGTCCGGGAAGCCCTAATCCATGTACAATCCTAGGGACGTAGTCCACTGGATCGGTTGTAGTAACTTTTATACGTAGCTCCCTTAATAGGAGCCTATAGCATCTGGCTATCTCCTTCCTGTTCACCCTGGTATGTCTTGTTATCTCATCAAGTGAACGTGGTACCTTCATTTCTCTGCATGCAAGATATATTGTAGCGGCTATTATACTCTCAATACTTCTGCCTCTAACTATTCCTTTTTCAACTGCATTACGATATATTCTAGCTGCCTCTTCCTTAACGTACGAGGGCAGATTCAATATATCTGATAACCGATCCAGCTCGTTCATTGCTTGTGCTAGGTTCCTTTCAACACTAGTTGTTATCCTCGTTCTTGCCTGCCACTTCCTTAGCTTAACCAGCTCATGTTTTTTCTCTGTCAGTCTTCTACCCGCCGCATCCCTATCTGTGTAATCAATCGTTGTCGTAAACCCCATGTCATGGACTGTAGCTGTGACCGGGCCACCTGTCCTCGCGCGTCTACCCCTCTCCTCTGATGTAAAAGCCCTCCATTCAGGCCTCTCATCTATCACTTTCTCCTCTATTACCTCGCCGGTGTCGTGGCACACGTATTCCCCGTGTGTTGTATCATATACTATCTTGTCCTGAGGACACTTAGGCTTCTTTGACTCACTATCCATGGATGACTCAGGAGATGATGCAGTGGAATCTATAAACATTGTTAAAACACCCATTAAGGTGCATACAAATATTCCTTATGAATATACCTTTATAAATCTTGCGGTAGACTTAAAAAACCCTTCATCGAACCCATTTATAAAGAGTTAAGGTTGAAAATCCTGATGAAGGGGAAACATTTCACCTAATAATATTATTTAACACCATCCACTACTTCGAGGGAGTGCGGGGGGTGGGATTTGAACCCACGCAGGCCTACGCCATCGGGTCCTAAGCCCGACCCCTTTGGCCAAGCTCGGGCACCCCCGCACCATTATTTCACAATTATTCGTGACACGGTTTTAAATCTGTTCATAGATGCTGGAACGGGACTTAATGATCTAATGCGAGTAGTCTTTTTCAAGCAGTAGTTCCTCATCGATCTCTAAGCCATTAATTGATTCGTAGAGATGTGTGACTATTACAAGACCTGGTACCCTTATGTTTGAATCGATTGAATAATTTTTATCACGAATTCCCTTCTTTCCTTATCCAGATATGTAAGTGGTTTATCAGGGTAATATAATTATCGGGGCTTGATTTAAACTACTTATCCACTCCTGTTTGAAGACGCCGGGGGCGGGATTTGAACCCGCGCGCCCCGTGAAGGGGCAGTGGGTCTCCCACGTGTAGCCGGAAAGGTCTCGAGCCCACCCCCTTAGACCGCTCGGGCACCCCGGCACCATTAGAAAAATATAGTTAAAGAGGGTTTAAATTTCATTGAAACCGGATGCCGGATGCCCCTCGTAGCCAGGGGACTCTTCATCTCTCAGAGGGTAGTCTCCCGACGGGTTTTCATCGGGGCATTATTATATATAGTTAAGGAGGCTTATTTTTAATGACTAATGGCTTGTGGATTCCACGAAATATTTATACACTGGACTCGGCTTTAATGGGTTGCTCTTGAACTCTGGATGGGCTTGCGTCCCATAGTAGAATACATTACTGTCTTTTAACTCTATTATCTCAGCATATCCCTCCTCACTCCAACCAGTTATTCTTAGCCCGGTTTTCTCGAGCATATCGATATATTTCTGGTTTAACCCGTAGCGGTGTCTATGCCTCTCAAACACTTCTCTAACACCGTAGATCTTCCAGGCCAGGCTACCTGGCTCGATCACTATTTTTCTACTGCCAAGCCTCAGTGTTCCACCAAACTGGTTCAGGTTCCTTTGCTCCGGGAGGATATCTATTACAGGGTGGGGTGTGGAAGGATCTAGCTCGCTACTGTTAGCGTTCTCCAATCCAGCCATGTTTCTAGCGGCCTCCACGACCATCAACTGCATACCGAAGCATATTCCTAGAAGCGGCTTACCGGCTTCACGGAATGCCTTGATGACACGTATCTTGCCCTCGCTTCCACGGCGCCCGAAGCCGGGGAGTATCACAGCCCCATCAGCCTTCAATATCTCCTCAACTGACACCTTGCCTGCCTCTATCTCTGAGGCTTCAAACCACTGGAGCTCAATCCTCGTGTTGCTCCATATGCCTGCATGCCGTAAAGCCTCAACAATGCTTATATAGCTATCCCTTATCTTAGTGTATTTGCCAACCATAGCTATCCTAGCTACGTGTGAAGCATTTGAATATTTTTCCACGATCTCAACCCATCGGGTTAGATCCGGTTCCCTATATTCTAATCCAAGCCTTGAGGCAAGGTATCTTGATAAACCCTCGCTATGCAAGACCAGTGGAACCCTATATACTAGGTCCACATCCGGGTTGCTGAAGACGGCTTCGACGGGTATGTTGCCGAATAACGCGATCTTGTATCTCGCCTCTGGGTCCAGGGGTCTGGTGGATCTAGCCACCACGATATCTGGCTGTATACCTATACGTCTAAGCTCCTGTATACTGTGTTGAATAGGTTTGGT
It encodes the following:
- a CDS encoding CTP synthase, translating into MVKYVFVTGGVLSGLGKGIVAASTGLLLKSMGYRVTAIKIDPYLNVDAGTMNPYMHGEVFVTEDGGETDLDIGHYERFLGIELSRKNNITSGQIYYSVISKERKGEYLGQCVQIIPHVTNEIKERIREVTKEQGADIAIVEIGGTVGDIEGLPFLEAARQMRFEEGASNTLYMHVALAPVLSSGEIKTKPIQHSIQELRRIGIQPDIVVARSTRPLDPEARYKIALFGNIPVEAVFSNPDVDLVYRVPLVLHSEGLSRYLASRLGLEYREPDLTRWVEIVEKYSNASHVARIAMVGKYTKIRDSYISIVEALRHAGIWSNTRIELQWFEASEIEAGKVSVEEILKADGAVILPGFGRRGSEGKIRVIKAFREAGKPLLGICFGMQLMVVEAARNMAGLENANSSELDPSTPHPVIDILPEQRNLNQFGGTLRLGSRKIVIEPGSLAWKIYGVREVFERHRHRYGLNQKYIDMLEKTGLRITGWSEEGYAEIIELKDSNVFYYGTQAHPEFKSNPLKPSPVYKYFVESTSH
- a CDS encoding transcription initiation factor IIB, whose translation is MGVLTMFIDSTASSPESSMDSESKKPKCPQDKIVYDTTHGEYVCHDTGEVIEEKVIDERPEWRAFTSEERGRRARTGGPVTATVHDMGFTTTIDYTDRDAAGRRLTEKKHELVKLRKWQARTRITTSVERNLAQAMNELDRLSDILNLPSYVKEEAARIYRNAVEKGIVRGRSIESIIAATIYLACREMKVPRSLDEITRHTRVNRKEIARCYRLLLRELRIKVTTTDPVDYVPRIVHGLGLPGQAVKIAIEIINKAKEQGVTGGKDPAGLAAAAVYIAAEQLGEKRTQKEIAHVAGVTEVTVRNRYKELAKILGLEYE